One genomic window of Arachis stenosperma cultivar V10309 chromosome 10, arast.V10309.gnm1.PFL2, whole genome shotgun sequence includes the following:
- the LOC130954829 gene encoding dof zinc finger protein DOF5.4-like: protein MQDSPSTAPAGGRFFGGGVGDRRLRPHNQHQEPLKCPRCDSLNTKFCYYNNYNLSQPRHFCKNCRRYWTNGGVLRNVPVGGGCRKSKSKRSNAKSKKSNNNNCSSSLEAAPETTTPQPQLPEGNSNSNSNSGSESSSLTAIATSSATTEAASAATSNAALSKNPVPDENVNNSNFTGGGGYYGGFSDIGTFTSLMSSANETMSFGFENNVNVLDATSFRFGNDDGGWLQQKVIGNGSDDRRNNNNNNNQEFASEPLMLDQTGPVELSSLQNGKVGNGGCGPLDWHAAGGDGSDHDHDLFDLTSAVDQSYWTHTHWSDQDNNPNLFHLP, encoded by the coding sequence atgcaAGACTCACCTTCCACCGCCCCCGCTGGTGGCAGGTTTTTCGGCGGAGGAGTCGGAGACAGGAGGCTCAGGCCTCACAACCAGCACCAGGAACCGTTGAAATGCCCTCGCTGTGATTCGCTCAACACTAAGTTCTGCTATTACAACAACTACAACCTCTCTCAGCCGCGCCACTTCTGCAAGAACTGTCGCCGCTACTGGACCAACGGCGGCGTCCTCCGTAACGTCCCCGTCGGCGGAGGTTGTCGGAAATCCAAATCCAAGCGCTCCAACGCGAAGTCCAAGaaaagcaacaacaacaactgcTCCTCCTCTTTGGAAGCCGCTCCGGAAACAACAACACCGCAACCGCAATTGCCGGAGGGAAATTCGAACTCGAACTCAAACTCTGGCAGCGAAAGCTCCAGCCTCACCGCCATCGCCACTAGCTCCGCCACCACGGAGGCGGCGTCTGCGGCGACGTCAAACGCTGCGTTGAGCAAGAATCCGGTCCCCGACGAGAACGTGAATAACTCTAACTTCACTGGTGGCGGTGGTTATTACGGTGGCTTCTCTGACATAGGAACATTCACGAGCCTTATGAGTTCAGCAAACGAAACGATGTCGTTTGGTTTTGAAAACAATGTTAACGTTCTCGATGCGACGTCGTTTCGTTTCGGTAACGATGATGGCGGGTGGCTGCAGCAGAAAGTTATCGGAAATGGAAGCGACGATCGgcgtaataataataataataataatcaggAGTTTGCATCGGAGCCGTTGATGCTGGATCAGACGGGTCCTGTTGAGTTGTCGTCGCTGCAGAATGGGAAAGTTGGCAACGGAGGATGTGGACCGTTGGATTGGCATGCAGCTGGTGGTGATGGTTCTGATCATGATCATGATTTGTTTGATCTTACTAGCGCCGTTGATCAGAGTTACTGGACCCACACTCACTGGTCTGATCAAGATAACAATCCAAATCTCTTTCATCTTCCTTGA
- the LOC130957586 gene encoding uncharacterized protein LOC130957586 — translation MDYDIPEFVVFIQEDLQQFVKDIGVDRVVTPEQDYCDLDHSHNNNDNICRIKSRSDPNLIFRNDAEFSRPFKNRQLNSQLGTTVNKNKYNNNRVKHPNQCSCPYLSQFTNTTTIPPPIIIGSQIDDFPHQEVSSHAPSPLSVPILSSSTTTTTNSGSEPSMSSINAPHHHHQSNDSISSTHSFAFPILPAEWSGSPVRMAEGEKRKSRFRQWWKICVFPCFKCF, via the exons ATGGACTATGATATCCCTGAGTTTGTTGTTTTCATTCAAGAAGATCTTCAACAATTTGTTAAGGACATAGGGGTTGATAGGGTGGTGACCCCAGAACAAGATTATTGTGACTTAGATCATAgtcataataataatgataatatttgTCGCATCAAAAGTAGAAGTGATCCAAATCTG ATTTTCAGAAATGATGCAGAATTCTCAAGACCTTTCAAGAACAGGCAATTGAATTCACAGCTAGGAACAACTGTGAACAAGAATAAGTACAATAACAACAGAGTGAAGCATCCAAATCAGTGTTCTTGTCCATACTTGTCACAATTTACAAACACTACAACCATACCTCCTCCTATAATAATAGGTTCACAAATTGATGATTTTCCTCATCAAGAGGTTTCTTCACATGCTCCAAGTCCTCTCTCAGTTCCAAtattatcatcatcaacaacaacaacaacaaattcTGGTTCTGAACCATCAATGTCATCAATCAATGcacctcatcatcatcatcaatccAATGACAGCATAAGCAGTACACACTCATTTGCATTTCCCAT ATTACCTGCTGAATGGAGTGGAAGCCCAGTGAGAATGGCGGAAGGTGAGAAAAGGAAATCAAGATTTCGCCAATGGTGGAAGATATGTGTGTTTCCTTGCTTCAAATGCTTTTGA